Proteins from a single region of Acinonyx jubatus isolate Ajub_Pintada_27869175 chromosome D3, VMU_Ajub_asm_v1.0, whole genome shotgun sequence:
- the LOC106990006 gene encoding RIMS-binding protein 3B-like has product MGEHVQRRKGRAETPMGSRKGHKGRLAAAGAAAVGEQRPGPGEVWRLARPGATMTKDSPSPLGCGRATPKKPGSPGPSAAVLEEQRRELEKLREELEAERARGRAATQRFASQARQLREAAERERQQLVDHLRSKWEAQHDRELRQLQEDMLREREAEIRQLLRWKEAEMRQLRQLLHRERDGVMRQARELQRQLAEELVNRGYCGRAGAPDVAAAQCRCRLQEVLAQLRWDTDGEQASRIRHLQAALDVERRLFLKYILQHFRWHPALPVSPDPQAVHSSEEPPLHTAGNSPGPPKSVCKLESLNTDSLSAGIRLRSRSLDVVPARCSSSPDSLLHTPRSCSLDSLAPARSRYLDSTLSCPKAPESKKPASWPDTPILGSSSPPPPLPPPPPQTSKHRRPSDSLGEDSGSQPCEALTPSPPDLDYQELVKQNSELSEALQVLARRCSGLWEENVQLWRAGFQDKSDEEVKRLKVKHAELAGLARRLEDRARKLQETNLRAVSAPVPGESRAGLELCQAFARQRARDLSEQASELLAKDKQIEELRLEYHLLQARVASGMNSVPHPGGGAAQAQWLNISELDRLQRESQREVLRLQKQLTMQQSTGCARAEADGESAPFEEARRQVQALELELGTQAAAARRRGEEGEAQLRAALREEAWLAQENTRLQAQADWTRKVAAENSDVRRQLGCACQERDAAGMLAEQLLQQAARGQDRQQQLQHDLQKALRDLQAAREEMLALQCQTGYLPQESREAPQVPEAQVRDSGRTKFQLEPEEQAASQPSADKQGNQEASQLESPIAIREPASDPQVPDRVPASGPLDSRSLAKKTSSQSNSPSELESIWTTVPSCPPLDMDTASEVEDLEPDGVSSTLEARSSEAPLTPELKIFLARYSYNPFKGPNEHPESELPLTAGDYVYVLGDMDEDGFYEGELEDGRRGLVPSNLVEQIPDSDILGCRSPKSPDFSPTRLLGRHSKFLKEDTGHSLLPGKAQGAMDKGTCQMVRAGSKTEVAIEISDAKREEDSWLGSLQYGEEKGFSRPLLGATGAFCVAPMQLHLQSVAATSAKITWVYSSSNQPHMVYLNDQEHALTPAGVCCYTFHSLHPSTRYRARVEVQLPWDLLQVHWETTSSTITFDTPLAGPPHPPLDVLVERHASPGSLVVSWLPVTIHSAGSSNGVQVTGYAVYADGFKVVEVADATAGSTLLEVSQLHLPLMCQNVSVRTMSLCGESLDSVPAQIPHDCFTCHQLPENSSFSYTCSDLSTCRVTVPVHPQRLALAPLSAKASPHTPGSCRGPQVEFLEAFPEEPSRRQSPMCNLSSEGECASVGSGSQPQGPIGAQEVCRKDLLFQKSSPNHRPPLLSGQSRGEENCYWHMGARKSHASGVVHLFPEFGLEKQPYQEKAAFEKVLRQKQDTNVFAPPQLDTSQPYVSDFHNILQEEEAVHVNLWGPERREQRKEFRTQNGSCQALGSKRECQLLEPSPAHCPAPSSKVIKMFSGGPSPLGTEVDTLARVFVALFDYDPLVMSANPEVAEEELAFQKGQLLRVWGSQDPCGFYHGECNGQVGNIPGHLVAEVKVGTEQTDGMWHLPAQGHLSSVAHLDDFGGLTSPQGSFPMPQGNPRRSPLWTPTTMMTALDYDPKDGRAGGQVKDKLSLRAGDMVMVYGPVDDKGFYYGESGGHRGPVPAHLLDHLPLHGK; this is encoded by the coding sequence ATGGGGGAACACGTTCAGAGGCGGAAGGGGCGCGCGGAAACCCCCATGGGAAGCCGGAAGGGGCACAAGGGGCGGTTGGCCGCAGCGGGGGCGGCGGCCGTTGGAGAGCAGCGGCCTGGGCCAGGCGAGGTCTGGCGTCTGGCCAGGCCCGGGGCTACCATGACCAAGGACTCGCCCAGCCCTTTGGGCTGCGGCCGCGCGACACCCAAGAAGCCGGGTAGTCCGGGTCCATCGGCGGCGGTGCTGGAGGAGCAAAGGCGGGAGCTGGAGAAGCTGCGGGAAGAGCTGGAGGCGGAGCGAGCGCGCGGACGCGCAGCGACGCAGCGCTTCGCGTCCCAGGCGCGCCAGCTGCGGGAGGCGGCCGAGCGCGAGAGGCAGCAGCTGGTTGACCATCTGCGCTCCAAGTGGGAGGCTCAGCACGACCGGGAGCTGCGGCAGCTGCAGGAGGACATGCTGCGGGAGCGTGAGGCCGAGATTCGGCAGCTGCTGCGCTGGAAGGAGGCCGAGATGCGGCAGCTGCGGCAGCTGCTGCACCGCGAGCGCGACGGCGTCATGCGCCAGGCCCGGGAGCTGCAGCGCCAGCTGGCAGAGGAGTTAGTGAACCGTGGCTACTGTGGCCGCGCGGGGGCGCCCGACGTCGCTGCTGCTCAGTGCCGCTGTCGCCTGCAGGAAGTGCTGGCACAGCTTCGCTGGGACACCGACGGCGAGCAGGCCTCGCGCATCCGACACCTGCAGGCGGCGCTCGACGTGGAGCGCCGGCTCTTCCTCAAGTACATCCTACAGCACTTCCGCTGGCATCCCGCTTTGCCCGTCTCCCCCGACCCCCAAGCCGTGCATTCTTCGGAAGAGCCGCCCCTCCATACCGCTGGCAACTCCCCCGGGCCCCCAAAGTCCGTCTGTAAACTCGAATCCTTGAATACTGACAGCCTGAGCGCTGGCATCCGCCTGCGCTCCCGCTCCCTAGACGTggtgccagccaggtgctccagctCCCCAGACAGCCTGCTCCACACGCCGCGCTCCTGCTCTCTCGATTCTTTGGCACCAGCGCGTTCCCGCTATCTCGACAGCACCCTCAGTTGCCCCAAAGCCCCCGAATCCAAGAAGCCGGCCTCCTGGCCAGACACCCCCATCTTAGGCTCCTCGAGTCCTCCGCCCCCGCTACCCCCACCACCGCCACAGACATCGAAGCACAGGAGACCTAGTGACTCTCTAGGAGAGGACTCCGGGAGCCAGCCCTGCGAGGCCCTGACTCCCTCGCCGCCGGATCTGGACTACCAGGAGCTGGTGAAGCAGAACTCGGAACTGTCAGAGGCGTTGCAGGTGCTGGCACGCCGCTGCTCGGGACTGTGGGAGGAGAACGTGCAGCTGTGGCGCGCAGGTTTCCAGGACAAGTCCGACGAGGAGGTGAAGCGGCTCAAGGTGAAGCACGCGGAGCTTGCAGGCCTCGCGAGGCGCCTAGAGGACCGGGCCCGGAAGCTGCAAGAAACCAACCTGCGGGCTGTGAGCGCGCCTGTGCCAGGCGAGAGCCGCGCTGGCCTGGAACTGTGCCAGGCCTTTGCCCGCCAGCGCGCGCGGGACTTGTCGGAGCAGGCAAGCGAGCTGCTGGCCAAGGACAAGCAGATCGAAGAGCTGCGGCTGGAGTACCACTTGCTGCAAGCTCGCGTCGCCTCAGGCATGAATAGTGTCCCGCACCCTGGCGGGGGTGCTGCCCAAGCCCAGTGGCTCAACATCAGTGAGTTGGACCGGCTGCAGCGCGAGTCCCAGCGGGAGGTGCTCCGCCTGCAGAAACAGTTGACGATGCAGCAGTCCACCGGCTGCGCCCGAGCTGAGGCGGACGGCGAGAGCGCACCCTTCGAGGAGGCGCGGCGCCAGGTGCAGGCACTGGAGCTGGAGCTGGGCACCCAGGCGGCCGCCGCACGGCGCCGCGGCGAGGAGGGTGAAGCGCAGCTGCGGGCGGCGCTACGCGAGGAAGCCTGGCTGGCGCAGGAGAACACGCGGTTGCAGGCTCAGGCCGACTGGACGCGGAAGGTGGCGGCGGAAAACAGCGACGTGCGCAGGCAGCTGGGCTGCGCGTGCCAGGAGCGCGACGCCGCCGGCATGCTGGCGGAGCAGCTGCTACAGCAGGCTGCGCGCGGGCAGGACAGGCAGCAACAGCTGCAGCACGACCTGCAGAAGGCCCTGCGAGATCTCCAGGCTGCTAGGGAAGAGATGCTGGCGCTGCAGTGTCAGACTGGTTACCTTCCCCAGGAATCCCGGGAGGCCCCCCAAGTCCCGGAGGCTCAAGTCAGAGATAGTGGAAGGACCAAGTTCCAGCTGGAGCCTGAAGAGCAAGCAGCTTCACAGCCCAGTGCAGACAAACAGGGAAATCAGGAAGCTTCTCAGCTGGAAAGTCCAATTGCTATCAGGGAGCCAGCCAGTGACCCTCAAGTGCCAGACAGAGTCCCAGCCAGCGGACCTCTGGACTCCAGGTCCCTAGCCAAGAAAACTAGCTCCCAGTCGAATTCTCCCTCTGAGTTGGAGTCCATATGGACCACGGTGCCATCTTGTCCTCCTCTGGATATGGACACAGCCAGCGAGGTGGAGGATCTGGAGCCTGACGGTGTGTCCTCTACCTTGGAAGCGAGGAGCTCAGAGGCCCCCCTGACCCCTGAGCTCAAGATCTTCCTGGCTCGGTATAGCTACAATCCTTTTAAGGGGCCTAATGAACATCCTGAGAGTGAACTGCCCCTCACAGCTGGAGATTATGTGTATGTTTTGGGGGACATGGATGAAGATGGATTTTATGAAGGGGAGCTTGAGGATGGCCGGCGGGGGCTGGTGCCCTCCAACCTGGTGGAGCAGATTCCAGACAGTGACATCCTGGGCTGCCGGTCCCCCAAGTCCCCTGACTTCAGCCCTACTCGACTCCTAGGTAGACACAGCAAGTTTTTGAAGGAAGACACTGGTCACAGCTTGTTGCCTGGAAAAGCCCAGGGAGCTATGGACAAGGGGACATGCCAGATGGTGAGGGCAGGCTCCAAGACAGAAGTGGCAATAGAGATCTCAGATGccaagagagaagaagacagcTGGCTGGGCTCGCTGCAGTATGGGGAGGAGAAGGGCTTCTCTAGACCCCTTCTGGGGGCCACAGGGGCTTTTTGCGTGGCTCCCATGCAACTACACCTGCAGAGTGTTGCAGCCACATCAGCCAAGATTACCTGGGTCTACAGCAGCAGCAACCAGCCCCACATGGTATACCTCAATGACCAGGAGCATGCCCTGACCCCAGCAGGTGTGTGCTGCTACACCTTCCACAGCCTGCATCCTAGCACACGGTACCGGGCACGAGTGGAGGTGCAGCTGCCATGGGACTTGCTGCAGGTGCACTGGGAAACAACGTCTTCCACCATCACCTTTGACACACCGCTGGCAGgacctcctcaccctcctctggATGTGCTGGTGGAGCGCCATGCTTCACCAGGCAGCCTAGTGGTCAGCTGGCTCCCTGTAACCATCCACTCTGCTGGGTCATCCAACGGAGTCCAGGTCACTGGCTACGCTGTGTATGCTGATGGGTTCAAGGTTGTAGAGGTTGCTGATGCCACTGCTGGGAGCACCCTGTTGGAAGTTTCCCAGCTCCACCTGCCCCTGATGTGCCAGAATGTCTCTGTGAGAACCATGTCGCTTTGTGGTGAGTCCCTGGATTCAGTGCCAGCCCAGATCCCTCATGACTGTTTCACCTGTCACCAATTGCCAGAGAATTCTTCCTTTAGCTACACCTGTAGTGACCTGTCTACCTGCAGGGTCACAGTCCCTGTCCATCCTCAGAGGCTGGCACTGGCTCCCCTGAGTGCTAAAGCCAGCCCCCACACTCCTGGAAGCTGCAGGGGGCCCCAGGTCGAGTTTCTAGAAGCATTCCCTGAAGAACCCTCAAGGAGGCAGTCCCCGATGTGCAACCTGAGTTCAGAGGGAGAATGTGCAAGTGTGGGGTCTGGCAGCCAACCCCAGGGGCCTATAGGGGCCCAGGAGGTCTGCAGAAAGGACTTGCTCTTTCAGAAGAGTTCCCCAAACCACAGACCACCTCTGCTCAGTGGACAGTCTAGGGGAGAAGAAAACTGCTACTGGCACATGGGCGCCAGAAAAAGCCATGCTTCGGGAGTCGTCCATCTGTTCCCAGAGTTTGGGCTTGAGAAGCAACCATATCAGGAAAAGGCTGCTTTTGAAAAGGTCCTTAGGCAAAAGCAAGATACCAATgtgtttgcccctccccagctggacACCAGCCAACCATATGTGTCTGACTTCCACAACATTttgcaggaggaggaggcagtgCACGTCAATCTGTGGGGCCCAGAGAGGCgagagcagagaaaggagttTAGGACCCAGAACGGGAGCTGTCAGGCTCtggggagcaagagagagtgccAGCTCCTGGAGCCCAGCCCAGCACATTGTCCAGCTCCATCCAGCAAAGTCATTAAGATGTTCAGCGGTGGCCCCTCACCACTGGGGACAGAGGTGGACACTTTGGCCAGGGTCTTTGTGGCCCTCTTTGATTATGACCCCCTGGTGATGTCTGCCAACCCCGAGGTTGCAGAGGAGGAGCTAGCCTTCCAGAAAGGGCAGCTGCTAAGAGTGTGGGGCTCTCAGGACCCTTGTGGCTTCTACCATGGTGAATGCAATGGGCAAGTGGGCAACATACCTGGGCATCTGGTGGCCGAGGTAAAGGTAGGCACAGAGCAGACTGATGGGATGTGGCATTTGCCAGCACAAGGGCACCTGTCCTCTGTGGCCCACCTCGATGACTTTGGGGGGCTCACCAGCCCCCAAGGCTCCTTTCCTATGCCCCAAGGGAACCCCCGGAGGTCACCACTGTGGACTCCAACAACCATGATGACAGCTTTGGACTATGACCCCAAGGATGGGCGAGCAGGGGGCCAGGTGAAGGACAAGCTGTCACTGAGGGCAGGGGATATGGTCATGGTCTATGGGCCTGTGGATGACAAGGGATTCTATTATGGGGAGTCAGGTGGTCACAGGGGCCCGGTCCCAGCCCACCTGCTGGATCACCTTCCCCTCCATGGAAAGTGA